A single region of the Ictalurus punctatus breed USDA103 chromosome 26, Coco_2.0, whole genome shotgun sequence genome encodes:
- the neurl1aa gene encoding E3 ubiquitin-protein ligase NEURL1 isoform X2, giving the protein MGGQITRNALYDSLGGPFPPSTHRCHQKPKRCLPLQPCMGIPVSPLLFHPSAKGSQIVMDGAQRTVKRQASFCNAITFSNRPIALYEQVRLKITKKQCCWSGALRLGFTSKDPSRINPDSLPKYACPDLVSQNGFWAKALPEELANEGNLVAFWVDKKGRVFYRVNGSSPMLFFSGVRTTEPLWALIDVYGLTRGVQLLDSEIIPPDCLRPRSFTAVRGPSSLRREAESSRLSVSLCDLNLARDEARLRLPSAPITSSRPIPQNSLNSFLPAALESELRFHQLRGSHLKAVDEQTVARCGHGHEEEGTLVFTERPLRLSETIYITVSKSSLARSGSLSYGVTSCDPATLRPMELPSNPEELVDRKEFWAVCKVPSSLHSGDVLSFLLTQDGELILSQNGTSAGMQACVDNSRPLWMFFGLHGAITQLRILGSIHPSDTQGPSSPSSPSSSSPHSLGAGLCSGSSEPMINAGCSGAFCTSVTGTTPSSPVHLSKSPTFPSSSSSWLDECSICYENAVDTVIYACGHMCLCYSCGLRLKKMANACCPICRRAIKDIIKTYRST; this is encoded by the exons aTTCTCTGGGTGGCCCATTCCCTCCATCCACTCACCGATGCCACCAGAAGCCGAAGCGCTGCTTGCCCTTACAGCCATGCATGGGTATTCCCGTCAGCCCACTGCTCTTCCACCCCAGTGCCAAGGGCTCACAGATCGTCATGGACGGGGCCCAGAGGACGGTCAAAAGACAGGCCAGCTTTTGCAACGCTATCACCTTCAGCAACAGACCCATCGCCCTGTACGAACAGGTCCGCCTCAAG ATCACGAAGAAGCAGTGTTGTTGGAGTGGTGCTCTGCGTCTGGGCTTCACCTCCAAAGACCCATCACGCATCAACCCAGACAGCCTGCCCAAGTACGCGTGCCCAGACCTTGTGTCTCAGAATGGATTCTGGGCCAAGGCTCTGCCCGAGGAGCTAGCCAATGAGGGCAACCTCGTCGCCTTCTGGGTGGACAAGAAGGGCCGCGTCTTCTACCGCGTCAATGGCTCCAGTCCCATGCTATTCTTCAGCGGAGTGCGCACCACTGAACCGCTCTGGGCACTCATCGATGTCTATGGTCTGACTCGAGGAGTCCAGCTACTCG ATAGTGAGATCATCCCTCCAGACTGTCTCCGTCCACGTTCCTTCACTGCAGTACGAGGCCCCTCATCCCTGCGACGTGAGGCAGAGTCCTCCCGCCTGTCCGTCAGCCTCTGTGACCTCAACCTGGCACGAGACGAGGCAAGACTCCGCCTCCCATCCGCACCCATCACCAGCTCCCGCCCCATTCCACAAAATTCTCTGAACTCGTTCCTCCCAGCTGCCCTGGAAAGCGAGCTGCGTTTCCATCAGCTGCGGGGCAGCCACCTTAAAGCCGTGGATGAGCAGACAGTGGCACGCTGCGGTCACGGGCACGAAGAAGAAGGCACACTGGTATTCACCGAGCGTCCATTGCGCCTCTCAGAGACCATCTACATCACAGTGAGCAAGTCAAGCCTGGCTCGCTCAGGCTCACTGTCCTATGGTGTGACCTCGTGTGACCCCGCCACACTGCGCCCAATGGAGCTTCCCTCAAACCCAGAGGAGCTGGTGGACCGCAAGGAATTCTGGGCTGTGTGCAAGGTGCCCTCTTCGCTCCACTCTGGAGATGTCCTGAGCTTCCTCCTCACACAGGATGGAGAGCTGATCCTGAGCCAGAACGGCACCAGCGCAGGCATGCAGGCATGTGTCGATAACTCCCGCCCACTCTGGATGTTCTTTGGGCTGCATGGTGCCATCACGCAGCTAAGGATTTTGG GGTCTATCCACCCGAGTGATACTCAAGGCCCATCCAGCCCTAGCTcaccctcctcttcctcacctCACTCACTTGGAGCAGGCCTATGCAGTGGCAGCTCAGAGCCAATGATAAATGCAGGCTGCTCTGGAGCTTTCTGCACCTCCGTCACAG GAACAACCCCAAGCTCACCCGTCCATCTCTCCAAGTCCCCCACCTTCCCATCATCCTCCAGCTCATGGCTGGACGAGTGCTCCATCTGCTACGAGAACGCAGTGGACACGGTTATCTATGCGTGTGGTCACATGTGCCTGTGCTACAGCTGTGGCCTGCGCCTCAAAAAGATGGCCAACGCCTGCTGTCCAATCTGCAGGAGGGCTATTAAAGACATAATAAAGACCTACCGGAGCACATAG
- the neurl1aa gene encoding E3 ubiquitin-protein ligase NEURL1 isoform X1, with translation MGNSVSGIPPLQRGYHNRFHRLHNSHKDSLGGPFPPSTHRCHQKPKRCLPLQPCMGIPVSPLLFHPSAKGSQIVMDGAQRTVKRQASFCNAITFSNRPIALYEQVRLKITKKQCCWSGALRLGFTSKDPSRINPDSLPKYACPDLVSQNGFWAKALPEELANEGNLVAFWVDKKGRVFYRVNGSSPMLFFSGVRTTEPLWALIDVYGLTRGVQLLDSEIIPPDCLRPRSFTAVRGPSSLRREAESSRLSVSLCDLNLARDEARLRLPSAPITSSRPIPQNSLNSFLPAALESELRFHQLRGSHLKAVDEQTVARCGHGHEEEGTLVFTERPLRLSETIYITVSKSSLARSGSLSYGVTSCDPATLRPMELPSNPEELVDRKEFWAVCKVPSSLHSGDVLSFLLTQDGELILSQNGTSAGMQACVDNSRPLWMFFGLHGAITQLRILGSIHPSDTQGPSSPSSPSSSSPHSLGAGLCSGSSEPMINAGCSGAFCTSVTGTTPSSPVHLSKSPTFPSSSSSWLDECSICYENAVDTVIYACGHMCLCYSCGLRLKKMANACCPICRRAIKDIIKTYRST, from the exons aTTCTCTGGGTGGCCCATTCCCTCCATCCACTCACCGATGCCACCAGAAGCCGAAGCGCTGCTTGCCCTTACAGCCATGCATGGGTATTCCCGTCAGCCCACTGCTCTTCCACCCCAGTGCCAAGGGCTCACAGATCGTCATGGACGGGGCCCAGAGGACGGTCAAAAGACAGGCCAGCTTTTGCAACGCTATCACCTTCAGCAACAGACCCATCGCCCTGTACGAACAGGTCCGCCTCAAG ATCACGAAGAAGCAGTGTTGTTGGAGTGGTGCTCTGCGTCTGGGCTTCACCTCCAAAGACCCATCACGCATCAACCCAGACAGCCTGCCCAAGTACGCGTGCCCAGACCTTGTGTCTCAGAATGGATTCTGGGCCAAGGCTCTGCCCGAGGAGCTAGCCAATGAGGGCAACCTCGTCGCCTTCTGGGTGGACAAGAAGGGCCGCGTCTTCTACCGCGTCAATGGCTCCAGTCCCATGCTATTCTTCAGCGGAGTGCGCACCACTGAACCGCTCTGGGCACTCATCGATGTCTATGGTCTGACTCGAGGAGTCCAGCTACTCG ATAGTGAGATCATCCCTCCAGACTGTCTCCGTCCACGTTCCTTCACTGCAGTACGAGGCCCCTCATCCCTGCGACGTGAGGCAGAGTCCTCCCGCCTGTCCGTCAGCCTCTGTGACCTCAACCTGGCACGAGACGAGGCAAGACTCCGCCTCCCATCCGCACCCATCACCAGCTCCCGCCCCATTCCACAAAATTCTCTGAACTCGTTCCTCCCAGCTGCCCTGGAAAGCGAGCTGCGTTTCCATCAGCTGCGGGGCAGCCACCTTAAAGCCGTGGATGAGCAGACAGTGGCACGCTGCGGTCACGGGCACGAAGAAGAAGGCACACTGGTATTCACCGAGCGTCCATTGCGCCTCTCAGAGACCATCTACATCACAGTGAGCAAGTCAAGCCTGGCTCGCTCAGGCTCACTGTCCTATGGTGTGACCTCGTGTGACCCCGCCACACTGCGCCCAATGGAGCTTCCCTCAAACCCAGAGGAGCTGGTGGACCGCAAGGAATTCTGGGCTGTGTGCAAGGTGCCCTCTTCGCTCCACTCTGGAGATGTCCTGAGCTTCCTCCTCACACAGGATGGAGAGCTGATCCTGAGCCAGAACGGCACCAGCGCAGGCATGCAGGCATGTGTCGATAACTCCCGCCCACTCTGGATGTTCTTTGGGCTGCATGGTGCCATCACGCAGCTAAGGATTTTGG GGTCTATCCACCCGAGTGATACTCAAGGCCCATCCAGCCCTAGCTcaccctcctcttcctcacctCACTCACTTGGAGCAGGCCTATGCAGTGGCAGCTCAGAGCCAATGATAAATGCAGGCTGCTCTGGAGCTTTCTGCACCTCCGTCACAG GAACAACCCCAAGCTCACCCGTCCATCTCTCCAAGTCCCCCACCTTCCCATCATCCTCCAGCTCATGGCTGGACGAGTGCTCCATCTGCTACGAGAACGCAGTGGACACGGTTATCTATGCGTGTGGTCACATGTGCCTGTGCTACAGCTGTGGCCTGCGCCTCAAAAAGATGGCCAACGCCTGCTGTCCAATCTGCAGGAGGGCTATTAAAGACATAATAAAGACCTACCGGAGCACATAG